A genome region from Arachis duranensis cultivar V14167 chromosome 8, aradu.V14167.gnm2.J7QH, whole genome shotgun sequence includes the following:
- the LOC107463346 gene encoding probable terpene synthase 2 — MSSTNTSVLDCFNPDAKFNMHDHRNTANYHPSIWKDYFLQYASQSMEFDDDETKAQIEKLKKQVVKMLVDASKPIAEVVNLIDLICRLGIHYHFESEIEEVLQQIHKNYTKNGEIIIVEDNLRLLALLFRLLRQQGYHVSPNVFNKYKDENGKFSEKLVKDVEGLLELYEACHLRIHGEDILDEAYVFTSTQLESIATQLKASLAAQVNYSLKQSLHRGLPRLEARRFISIYEQDPTHNPTLLTLAKLDFNFLQTLHRKEVGNICEWWKELDVAAKLPFTRDRIVECCNWILAVYFEPQYSQIRKIMTKLIAFMSIVDDTYDLYGTMDELELFTQAIERWDISCINDLPEYMKLIYESLFKIYEEAERELEKQGRAYCIKYVIKELQKTIQAYMTEVKWLNNKYIPTMAEYIQTSAISSGYPLLIAISYVGIGDMATKDIFKWVTNKPKIVRASATMCRIMDDIVSNEFEQKREHVASIIECYMRDYGVSKEKAIQELQKRVTDAWKDINEECLKPTEVPRPFLMNILNMSRFMDVMYKDEDCYTHVEGKMKECIEALLLDPVPII, encoded by the exons ATGTCTAGTACTAACACTTCGGTACTTGATTGTTTCAACCCTGATGCAAAATTCAACATGCATGATCATCGAAACACTGCAAATTATCATCCTAGTATTTGGAAGGATTATTTCCTTCAATATGCTTCACAGTCCATG gaatttgatgatgatgaaacaAAGGCACAAATTGAAAAACTGAAGAAACAAGTTGTCAAAATGCTTGTTGATGCCTCAAAGCCCATTGCAGAAGTAGTTAACTTGATTGATTTAATCTGTCGTTTGGGGATTCATTATCACTTTGAAAGCGAGATTGAAGAAGTGCTGCAACAAATTCACAAGAATTATACCAAAAATGGAGAAATAATAATTGTTGAAGATAACCTTCGCTTACTTGCTTTGCTTTTTAGGTTATTAAGGCAACAAGGATATCACGTTTCACCAA ATGTGTTCAACAAATACAAGGATGAGAATGGAAAGTTTAGTGAAAAACTTGTGAAGGATGTGGAGGGATTGCTAGAATTGTATGAAGCATGTCATCTCAGAATTCATGGAGAAGACATATTAGATGAAGCTTATGTATTCACTTCCACTCAACTTGAATCCATTGCAACCCAATTGAAGGCTTCTCTTGCAGCACAAGTGAATTATAGTTTAAAGCAATCTTTACACCGAGGTTTGCCGAGATTGGAGGCACGCCGTTTTATTTCAATATATGAACAAGATCCAACCCATAATCCAACTCTCCTCACTCTCgcaaaattagattttaatttcctACAAACCTTGCATCGAAAAGAAGTTGGCAACATTTGCGA GTGGTGGAAAGAGCTTGATGTTGCTGCAAAACTGCCATTTACTCGAGACAGAATTGTGGAATGTTGTAACTGGATTTTGGCAGTTTATTTTGAGCCCCAATATTCTCAAATTAGGAAAATAATGACAAAACTGATCGCTtttatgtcaattgttgatgATACATATGATTTGTATGGAACCATGGATGAACTGGAACTTTTCACCCAGGCAATTGAAAG GTGGGATATTAGTTGCATAAATGATCTTCCAGAATACATGAAATTAATATATGAGTCTCTCTTCAAGATTTATGAAGAAGCAGAACGAGAGCTTGAAAAGCAAGGAAGAGCATATTGCATTAAATATGTCATCAAAGAA CTTCAAAAGACCATCCAGGCCTACATGACTGAAGTCAAATGGTTGAATAACAAGTATATACCAACAATGGCAGAGTACATCCAAACATCAGCAATATCATCTGGTTATCCGTTGCTCATAGCAATTTCTTATGTTGGCATAGGAGATATGGCCACAAAAGACATCTTTAAATGGGTGACAAATAAACCCAAAATTGTTAGAGCTTCTGCAACTATGTGCAGGATCATGGATGACATTGTCTCTAATGAG TTTGAACAGAAAAGAGAACATGTTGCCTCAATAATAGAATGCTATATGAGAGATTATGGTGTATCTAAAGAAAAAGCCATTCAAGAATTGCAAAAGAGAGTTACAGATGCTTGGAAGGATATAAATGAGGAATGCTTGAAGCCAACAGAAGTTCCAAGGCCGTTTCTAATGAATATTCTCAACATGTCACGATTTATGGATGTGATGTACAAAGATGAAGATTGCTACACTCATGTTGAAGGAAAAATGAAGGAGTGCATTGAAGCTTTGCTTCTTGATCCAGTGCCAATAATATGa